Proteins from one Gossypium raimondii isolate GPD5lz chromosome 8, ASM2569854v1, whole genome shotgun sequence genomic window:
- the LOC105791329 gene encoding protein NLP6: protein MCEPEEDNACPFPPKQLQPQHQGIMDFDDLDLQSSWPFDQLTFLSNPTSPFVTSSSSEQPCSPLWAFSDDDKLGSAAAAGYNLFVTCTPNPVNENAKEENDNRGLPSLFLGLLPLENPDSYCVIKERMTRALRYFKESTEQHVLAQVWAPVKDGGRYVLTTLGQPFVLDPHSSGLHQYRMVSLMYMFSVDGESDVQLGLPGRVFRQKLPEWTPNVQYYSSREYSRLNHALHYNVQGTLALPIFEPSGQSCVGVLELIMTSQKINYAPEVDKVCKALEAVNLKSSEILGYPSTQICNESRQNALAEILEILTVVCETHKLPLAQTWVPCRHRKVLVHGGGLKKSCTSFDGSCMGQVCMSTTDVAFYVVDAHMWGFRDACLEHHLQKGQGVAGRAFLSLNSCFCSDITQFCKTEYPLVHYARMFKLTSCFAICLRSTYTRDDDYVLEFFLPPAIADCNEQHALLGSILTTMKQHFQSLMVASGAELEEDEGSIEIIGASSEERFVTRLECIPIPPPVKSPPKNNTSPNKGELQLDSSKQQLTVNFDPSAHGGRVVASGSHNLDCPLQNKDLKKPERKRGKTEKSISLEVLQQYFTGSLKNAAKSLGVCPTTMKRICRQHGISRWPSRKINKVNRSLTKLKHVIESVHGTDGAFGLTSLANSPLPVGVGSISWPTGLNGSNQQNSPNSRPFEHKGEKNDSPTCLTPQSNGQVVVEDQLLGGTTLSPEPFPQQNGLSSHFDKGVKRSRRGSTSREESAGTPISYSSCQGSLGIENAATKASFGSIHDQCLKAHGSPELAFQQLLGEPNISAMFSMPKVLVAAELEEPIGGMLVEAAGSSKDLRNLCPIADIGVNEQFPESSWTPPPCSDLALKQAMSTFTQPTPRVTAREETKSVTIKATYREDIIRFRISMSSGILELKEEVANRLKLEVGACDIKYLDDDNEWVLMACDADLEECIDVSRSSGNNIIRLCIHDTMANLESSCESTGEL from the exons ATGTGCGAGCCGGAGGAAGACAATGCGTGTCCGTTCCCGCCCAAACAACTACAGCCACAACACCAGGGAATAATGGATTTCGATGATCTGGACCTCCAGAGTTCCTGGCCGTTTGATCAGTTGACTTTCCTTTCTAACCCCACCTCTCCTTTCGTCACCTCCTCTTCTTCTGAGCAGCCTTGTTCTCCTCTATGGGCTTTCTCTGATGATGATAAGCTTGGGTCTGCCGCTGCCGCTGGTTACAATCTTTTCGTCACGT GTACTCCGAATCCAGTAAATGAAAATGCAAAGGAGGAGAATGATAATAGAGGGTTGCCATCTCTATTTCTGGGATTGCTGCCCCTTGAGAACCCAGATAGTTATTGTGTAATTAAAGAGAGGATGACTCGGGCGTTGCGTTACTTCAAGGAATCAACTGAACAACATGTTCTAGCACAGGTTTGGGCACCTGTAAAGGATGGGGGTCGATATGTGCTAACAACATTGGGGCAACCCTTCGTCCTTGATCCGCATAGCAGTGGATTGCATCAGTATAGGATGGTTTCTTTGATGTACATGTTTTCTGTGGACGGAGAGAGTGATGTACAGCTTGGACTTCCTGGCCGTGTTTTCCGGCAAAAATTGCCAGAATGGACTCCAAATGTACAGTATTATTCCAGCAGAGAGTATTCTCGGCTTAATCATGCTCTGCATTACAATGTTCAGGGAACTTTGGCATTGCCAATCTTTGAACCTTCTGGACAGTCTTGTGTGGGTGTACTTGAACTCATAATGACATCACAGAAGATTAACTATGCACCAGAGGTTGATAAAGTATGCAAAGCACTTGAG GCAGTGAATCTAAAAAGCTCAGAAATACTGGGTTACCCAAGCACCCAG ATTTGCAATGAAAGTCGCCAAAATGCGCTGGCAGAAATTTTGGAGATTTTGACAGTGGTCTGTGAAACGCACAAACTACCTTTGGCTCAGACCTGGGTCCCCTGCAGGCATCGCAAGGTTTTGGTCCATGGTGGTGGTCTAAAGAAAAGCTGTACAAGCTTTGATGGTAGCTGCATGGGACAAGTCTGCATGTCAACAACTGATGTGGCTTTTTATGTTGTAGATGCTCACATGTGGGGTTTTCGGGATGCTTGTCTTGAGCATCACCTACAGAAGGGTCAAGGGGTTGCTGGGAGGGCATTTTTATCACTCAACTCATGCTTTTGTTCAGACATCACCCAGTTCTGCAAAACTGAGTATCCCTTAGTACACTATGCTCGTATGTTTAAATTAACCAGCTGTTTTGCAATCTGCTTACGGAGTACTTATACAAGAGATGATGATTATGTTCTCGAATTCTTTTTGCCCCCTGCTATTGCCGACTGCAATGAACAACATGCGTTATTGGGTTCCATATTGACAACAATGAAGCAGCATTTCCAAAGTCTTATGGTTGCTTCTGGAGCTGAATTGGAAGAGGATGAAGGATCTATTGAAATCATTGGAGCTTCTTCAGAAGAGAGATTCGTTACAAGACTAGAATGTATTCCAATACCTCCACCTGTGAAGTCACCACCTAAGAATAACACCTCACCCAATAAAGGAGAATTGCAATTAGATTCTTCAAAGCAACAATTAACTGTGAATTTTGACCCTTCAGCTCATGGAGGAAGGGTTGTCGCTAGCGGAAGCCACAATCTTGATTGTCCTCTACAGAATAAAGACTTGAAGAAACCAGAGAGAAAGCGTGGGAAAACTGAGAAATCAATTAGTTTGGAGGTGCTCCAACAGTATTTTACAGGGAGTCTCAAAAATGCTGCAAAAAGCCTTGGTG TTTGTCCAACTACAATGAAGCGCATCTGCAGGCAGCATGGGATCTCGCGGTGGCCATCTCGTAAGATCAACAAAGTCAACCGTTCCCTCACTAAGCTAAAACATGTTATCGAATCTGTACATGGTACTGATGGAGCATTTGGTTTAACTTCGCTTGCCAATAGTCCGCTACCTGTTGGTGTTGGTTCTATTTCATGGCCAACAGGTTTGAACGGGTCCAATCAACAAAACTCACCAAACTCTAGACCTTTTGAGCATAAAGGTGAGAAAAATGATTCACCAACTTGTTTGACACCACAAAGTAATGGACAAGTTGTAGTGGAAGATCAGTTGCTGGGAGGGACGACACTGAGCCCAGAACCTTTCCCTCAGCAAAATGGGCTTTCATCACACTTTGATAAAGGGGTAAAAAGATCCAGAAGAGGGAGTACCTCAAGAGAAGAGAGTGCTGGGACACCAATTTCTTATAGTTCATGCCAAGGTAGCCTTGGAATTGAAAATGCTGCTACTAAGGCTTCGTTCGGTTCCATCCATGACCAATGCCTTAAAGCACATGGGTCTCCTGAGTTGGCCTTTCAACAACTTTTAGGGGAACCAAATATATCAGCCATGTTCTCAATGCCTAAAGTCCTTGTGGCAGCAGAACTTGAAGAACCTATTGGAGGTATGCTAGTGGAGGCTGCTGGAAGTTCAAAAGACTTAAGAAACCTATGTCCAATAGCAGATATTGGGGTTAATGAGCAATTTCCAGAATCTAGTTGGACACCACCGCCATGTTCTGATCTGGCTCTTAAGCAAGCCATGTCCACCTTTACCCAGCCAACACCCCGTGTAACAGCTAGAGAGGAAACGAAGAGTGTGACCATCAAGGCTACTTACAGAGAAGATATTATCAGATTTCGGATCTCCATGAGTTCTGGCATTTTGGAACTGAAAGAGGAAGTAGCCAATAGGCTGAAGCTAGAGGTGGGTGCTTGCGACATAAAGTATTTGGATGACGATAATGAATGGGTTTTGATGGCATGTGATGCCGACCTTGAGGAATGTATTGATGTTTCAAGATCATCAGGCAACAATATCATTAGATTGTGTATTCATGACACCATGGCCAATCTAGAGAGTTCTTGTGAGAGCACAGGAGAGTTATAA